From a single Helicovermis profundi genomic region:
- a CDS encoding rhodanese-like domain-containing protein: MREIFKVMDFEFWGTGKHKMLPEKFLETENVLLLDVRSKEEVSVVTINEAEFFSFKYLNIPFEELPERLEEIPKDKLIVTFCPGKVRSTIAFAFFINENYNAKIFDGGYNELTSLFKTGKIYKASRK; this comes from the coding sequence ATGAGAGAAATATTTAAAGTTATGGACTTTGAATTTTGGGGAACTGGTAAACATAAAATGCTTCCAGAAAAATTCCTTGAGACGGAAAATGTACTATTACTTGATGTGCGTTCTAAAGAAGAAGTTTCGGTAGTAACGATTAATGAGGCAGAGTTTTTTTCATTTAAATATTTGAATATTCCATTTGAGGAATTACCAGAAAGGTTAGAAGAAATTCCTAAAGATAAATTAATTGTTACATTTTGCCCTGGAAAAGTAAGGTCTACAATAGCCTTTGCATTTTTTATAAATGAAAATTATAATGCTAAAATTTTTGATGGTGGCTATAATGAATTAACTTCATTATTTAAAACTGGCAAGATTTATAAAGCATCTAGAAAATAA
- a CDS encoding sulfite exporter TauE/SafE family protein: MNFILIALLIFIVSISMTMVGKGGGNFYVLILVFAQLSMQNAASTGQFILFTASIAALLVFNKNKTLIWPLAVLIGSLISVSAFLGGYFSHNFEGSTLKIVFSILLFISGIMMLIKVKEKNREQTNLKFGVWKFKFEEEDYFVNLLVAVPIIVLTGFGSGMVGVSGGSFLVPLMVLTCYLPMKYAVGTASSLIAVTALMGFMGHLLQGDVNFYYAVPLSVVTLIGGLIGSKFALKSKPKNLKRLFAYTNFLAAIIMIINALR; this comes from the coding sequence ATGAATTTTATTTTAATAGCACTATTAATTTTCATAGTTTCAATAAGTATGACCATGGTTGGAAAAGGTGGAGGTAACTTTTATGTCCTTATTTTAGTCTTTGCTCAACTCTCAATGCAAAATGCTGCGTCAACTGGTCAATTTATTTTATTTACAGCGTCTATTGCTGCATTATTGGTATTTAACAAAAATAAAACCTTAATTTGGCCCTTAGCAGTTTTAATAGGCTCATTAATATCGGTATCAGCATTTTTGGGTGGATATTTTTCTCATAATTTTGAAGGTTCAACTTTAAAAATTGTATTTTCTATTTTGCTTTTTATATCAGGTATAATGATGTTGATAAAAGTTAAAGAGAAAAATAGAGAACAAACTAATTTGAAATTTGGTGTTTGGAAATTTAAATTTGAAGAAGAAGATTACTTTGTAAATTTATTAGTAGCAGTTCCTATAATAGTTCTTACTGGTTTTGGTTCTGGTATGGTTGGAGTTTCAGGTGGATCATTTTTAGTTCCTCTTATGGTGCTTACCTGCTATTTGCCTATGAAGTATGCAGTAGGTACTGCGTCGTCATTAATTGCTGTAACAGCTCTAATGGGATTCATGGGACATCTTTTGCAAGGCGATGTTAATTTTTATTATGCGGTACCGCTCTCTGTAGTTACGTTAATTGGTGGATTAATAGGAAGTAAATTTGCACTTAAAAGTAAACCCAAGAATTTGAAAAGATTATTCGCATATACTAATTTTTTAGCAGCAATTATAATGATTATAAATGCTTTAAGGTAG